A single region of the Lagopus muta isolate bLagMut1 chromosome 24, bLagMut1 primary, whole genome shotgun sequence genome encodes:
- the LOC125684191 gene encoding uncharacterized protein LOC125684191, whose protein sequence is MWQASQMPFPTLAPMAFSTGKGISWISAPAWQCSCTASLFCHPAPSEQNKALMFTDEALVESSFLLAQEPGLLPVNKSHEEMALASLQQVCVPLQRFWTEDLADFGPETTARGIRLFPRFQLTVEKSRAEAAADKKSAIERKMSRGVSVGRLLPKRKTLTPPMLLQREPGSRQQKLAKEPPTSVLPPCAGSFRRTKTGEQKEASTAQTSTALPATEESKRVLQVLALPCCRDCAA, encoded by the exons ATGTGGCAGGCCAGTCAAATGCCTTTCCCCACGCTTGCCCCCATGGCTTTCTCCACGGGCAAAGGGATTTCCTGGATCTCTGCCCCTGCCTGGCAGTGCTCTTGCACGGCCTCACTATTTTGCCATCCTGCTCcttcagagcagaacaaagctcTGATGTTCACAGACGAGGCTTTGGTGGAGAGCAGCTTTCTCTTGGCACAGGAGCCAGGTTTGCTTCCTGTCAACAAGAGCCATGAAGAAATGGCCTTGGCTAGCCTCCAGCAGGTCTGTGTCCCTTTGCAGAGATTCTGGACGGAAGATCTTGCTGACTTCGGGCCAGAGACCACCGCCCGTGGGATCCGCTTGTTCCCGAG GTTTCAGCTCACTgtggaaaagagcagagcagaggctgctgcagaCAAGAAATCCGCAATAGAGCGGAAGATGAGTAGAG GAGTCTCTGTCGGCAGGCTGCTGCCAAAGCGGAAGACACTTACCCCCCCCATGCTGCTGCAGCGCGAGCCAGGCTCAAGGCAGCAAAAGTTGGCAAAGGAGCCTCCTACCAG CGTGCTCCCACCGTGTGCAGGCAGCTTCCGCAGGACAAAGACAGGAGAACAGAAGGAGGCGTCTACTGCACAGACCAGCACTGCACTCCCTGCCACCGAGGAATCTAAGAGAGTGCTGCAGGTACTggctctgccttgctgcagggACTGTGCTGCTTGA